From a single Solanum dulcamara chromosome 4, daSolDulc1.2, whole genome shotgun sequence genomic region:
- the LOC129887715 gene encoding stromal 70 kDa heat shock-related protein, chloroplastic-like — protein sequence MASSTAQIHALGATYFANSSSSSGKSSKSVFLGQKLNTRTLAFGLKKKKSSSSQRNGSGYAPMHVVAEKVVGIDLGTTNSAVAAMEGGKPTIVTNAEGQRTTPSVVAYTKSGDRLVGQIAKRQAVVNPENTFFSVKRFIGRKMNEVDEESKQVSYNVIRDENGNVKLDCPAIGKSFAAEEISAQVLRKLVDDASKFLNDKVSKAVVTVPAYFNDSQRTATKDAGRIAGLEVLRIINEPTAASLAYGFEKKNNETILVFDLGGGTFDVSVLEVGDGVFEVLSTSGDTHLGGDDFDKRIVDWLAASFKRDEGIDLLKDKQALQRLTETAEKAKMELSTLTQTNISLPFITATADGPKHIETTITRGKFEELCSDLLDRLKTPVQNSLRDAKLSFSDIDEVILVGGSTRIPAVQELVKKLTGKDPNVTVNPDEVVALGAAVQAGVLAGDVSDIVLLDVTPLSIGLETLGGVMTKIIPRNTTLPTSKSEVFSTAADGQTSVEINVLQGEREFVRDNKSLGSFRLDGIPPAPRGVPQIEVKFDIDANGILSVTAIDKGTGKKQDITITGASTLPGDEVERMVKEAERFAQEDKEKRDAIDTKNQADSVVYQTEKQLKELGDKVPGPVKEKVEAKLGELKEAISGGSTQAIKDAMAALNQEVMQLGQSLYNQPGAAPGAGPAPGGSDGPSESSSGKGPGGDDVIDADFTDSK from the exons ATGGCATCTTCAACAGCTCAAATTCACGCTCTTGGAGCCACATATTTCGCAAATTCATCTTCTTCCAGTGGAAAATCCTCAAAGTCTGTGTTTTTGGGGCAAAAACTCAACACTAGAACCCTAGCCTTtggattgaagaagaagaagagcagTTCCAGCCAGAGGAATGGCAGTGGTTACGCCCCGATGCATGTAGTGGCGGAGAAGGTGGTGGGAATTGACTTGGGGACCACCAATTCCGCTGTGGCTGCTATGGAAGGAGGGAAGCCTACCATAGTGACGAATGCTGAAGGGCAGAGGACAACTCCTTCAGTGGTTGCTTATACGAAGAGTGGGGATAGACTTGTTGGGCAAATTGCAAAGCGTCAGGCTGTGGTGAACCCGGAGAATACATTCTTTTCGGTGAAGAGATTCATTGGGAGGAAGATGAATGAGGTGGACGAGGAGTCGAAGCAGGTGTCGTACAATGTCATCAGAGATGAGAATGGAAACGTCAAGCTTGATTGCCCTGCCATTGGCAAATCATTCGCTGCTGAAGAAATTTCAGCTCAG GTCCTGCGAAAGTTGGTGGATGATGCATCCAAATTTTTGAATGACAAGGTTTCCAAGGCTGTTGTCACGGTTCCTGCATACTTCAATGATTCTCAGAGGACTGCAACTAAGGATGCAGGTCGCATTGCTGGATTAGAGGTTCTTCGGATAATTAATGAACCCACTGCTGCCTCCTTGGCTTATggttttgaaaagaaaaataatgaaacaATTTTGGTTTTTGATCTTGGAGGTGGTACTTTTGATGTATCAG TTCTTGAGGTTGGTGACGGTGTCTTTGAGGTGTTGTCAACTTCTGGTGACACTCATCTTGGTGGTGATGATTTTGACAAG AGGATTGTTGATTGGCTTGCTGCTAGTTTCAAGAGGGATGAAGGTATTGATCTTTTGAAGGACAAACAAGCTCTTCAACGTCTGACTGAGACTGCTGAGAAAGCTAAGATGGAACTGTCAACCCTGACCCAGACTAACATAAG tttGCCATTCATTACAGCCACTGCTGATGGTCCTAAACACATTGAGACCACTATCACACGTGGTAAATTTGAAGAACTATGCTCAGATCTGCTTGACAG GCTTAAAACTCCTGTTCAGAATTCCTTGAGAGATGCCAAGCTCTCCTTCAGCGATATTGACGAGGTGATCCTTGTTGGTGGTTCTACACGTATTCCAGCTGTTCAGGAACTTGTTAAGAAATTGACTGGAAAGGACCCCAATGTTACAGTTAATCCCGATGAAGTTGTTGCTCTTGGTGCTGCAGTTCAG GCTGGAGTGTTGGCCGGAGATGTCAGTGATATTGTCCTTTTAGATGTCACACCGTTGTCCATTGGTTTGGAAACACTTGGTGGTGTGATGACAAAGATCATTCCAAGAAATACAACATTGCCTACCTCCAAATCAGAAGTGTTCTCTACCGCTGCTGATGGTCAGACAAGTGTAGAAATTAATGTCCTCCAAGGGGAACGAGAATTTGTTAGGGACAACAAATCTTTAGGCAGCTTCCGGCTTGATGGAATTCCTCCTGCCCCAAGAGGGGTTCCTCAAATTGAAGTGAAATTTGACATTGATGCCAATGGCATTCTCTCTGTGACTGCTATTGACAAGGGTACTGGGAAGAAGCAAGACATCACCATTACGGGTGCCAGCACATTGCCTGGTGATGAG GTCGAGAGAATGGTTAAAGAAGCTGAAAGATTTGCCCAGGAAGACAAGGAGAAGAGAGATGCCATAGACACAAAGAACCAGGCCGATTCTGTTGTCTACCAGACAGAGAAGCAGTTGAAGGAACTTGGAGACAAAGTACCAGGGCCAGTGAAAGAAAAGGTTGAGGCTAAACTTGGAGAGCTTAAAGAAGCAATTTCAGGAGGCTCAACTCAGGCCATAAAGGATGCTATGGCTGCCCTTAACCAAGAAGTAATGCAGCTTGGTCAGTCACTCTACAACCAGCCTGGTGCTGCACCAGGTGCTGGTCCAGCACCTGGCGGTTCTGATGGACCTTCAGAATCATCGTCTGGGAAGGGACCTGGTGGAGACGACGTAATTGATGCTGATTTCACCGACAGCAAGTGA
- the LOC129887714 gene encoding coatomer subunit beta-2, whose amino-acid sequence MEKSCSLLVHFDKGTPALANEIKEALEGNDIPAKIDAMKKAVMLLLNGETLPQLFITIIRYVLPSEDHTIQKLLLLYLEIIEKTDSKGRVLPEMILICQNLRNNLQHPNEYLRGATLRFLCRLNEVDIIEPLIPSIMNNLEHRHPFVRRNAILAVMSVYKLPHGEQLLVDAPEKIENVLTNEQDPSAKRNAFLMLFQCAQERAINYLLTHVDRVSDWGELLQMVVLDLIRKVCRTNKAEKGRYIKIIISLLTAPSAAVTYECAGTLVSLSSAPSAIRAAANTYCQLLQSQSDNNVKLIVLDRLNELKSSHKDVMVDMIMDVLRALSSPNLDIRRKTLDIVLELITPRNINEVVLTLKKEVVKTQSGELEKNGEYRQMLIQAIHSCAIKFPEVASTVVHLLMDFLSDSNVASAIDVVVFVREIIETNPKLRVSIVTRLLDTFYQIRAARVCSCALWIIGEHCLSLSEVESGIATIKQCLGDLPFYSVSEESEATDSSKKSQQANSITTVSSRRPAVLADGTYATQSAASETAFSPPTVVQGSLTTGNLRSLLLTGDFFLGAVVACTLTKLILRQEEVQPSKVEVNKATANALLIMVSMLQLGQSYVLPHPIDSDSHDRIVLCIRLLCNTGNEVRTIWLSSCRESFVNMLSDKQLRETEEIKAKAQTSHSQPDDLIDFYHLKSRRGMSQLELEDEVQDDLKRATGEFVKDENDANKLSRVLQLTGFSDPVYAEAYVTVHHYDIVLDVTIINRTKETLQNLCLELATMGDLKLVERPQNYTLAPESSKQIKANIKVSSTETGVIFGNIVYEASNVLERTVVVLNDIHIDIMDYISPAVCSEAAFRTMWAEFEWENKVAVNTVIQDEKGFLDHIIKSTNMKCLTAPSALEDECGFLAANLYAKSVFGEDALVNLSIEKQSDGKLSGYIRIRSKTQGIALSLGDKITLKQKGGN is encoded by the exons ATGGAGAAGTCCTGCTCGTTGCTGGTACATTTTGATAAGGGTACACCAGCTCTTGCCAATGAGATCAAAGAAGCACTTGAAGGAAATGATATACCTGCCAAGATTGATGCTATGAAGAAAGCAGTAATGCTTTTATTGAATGGAGAAACCCTACCTCAGCtctttattactattattagatATGTCTTGCCTTCTGAAGATCACACAATTCAAAAACTGTTGCTTTTGTATTTGGAGATCATTGAGAAGACAGATTCTAAGGGGCGTGTGCTGCCTGAGATGATTCTAATCTGCCAGAACTTGAGGAATAATTTGCAGCATCCGAATGAGTACCTTCGTGGAGCTACTCTGAGATTTCTTTGCAGGCTGAATGAGGTAGATATAATTGAACCTCTAATTCCATCAATTATGAACAACTTGGAGCACCGACATCCATTTGTGAGGAGGAATGCAATTCTTGCTGTGATGTCCGTTTACAAGCTCCCACATGGTGAGCAGCTCCTGGTTGACGCACCAGAGAAGATTGAGAATGTCCTAACCAATGAGCAGGATCCATCGGCTAAGAGGAATGCGTTTCTGATGCTCTTCCAATGTGCTCAGGAGCGTGCCATCAATTACCTCTTGACTCATGTTGATAGAGTGTCCGATTGGGGGGAGTTACTTCAGATGGTTGTATTGGATTTGATTCGAAAAGTTTGCAGGACAAACAAAGCGGAGAAAGGGAGGTATATCaaaattatcatatcattgctaACTGCCCCTTCTGCTGCTGTTACATATGAATGTGCTGGAACTCTTGTTTCTTTATCTTCTGCCCCAAGTGCTATAAGAGCTGCAGCCAACACCTACTGTCAACTTCTTCAATCTCAAAGTGACAACAATGTTAAGCTTATTGTGCTTGATCGACTGAATGAATTGAAATCTTCGCATAAGGATGTCATGGTTGATATGATAATGGATGTCCTTAGAGCACTTTCGAGCCCGAATCTTGATATCCGTAGAAAAACACTGGACATTGTTCTTGAATTGATCACTCCCAGGAATATCAATGAGGTTGTTCTCACACTGAAGAAAGAAGTTGTGAAAACTCAAAGTGGTGAGCTTGAGAAAAATGGTGAGTACCGCCAAATGCTCATCCAAGCCATTCATTCATGTGCCATAAAGTTTCCAGAAGTGGCAAGCACTGTGGTCCATCTATTGATGGACTTCTTGAGCGACAGCAATGTTGCTTCCGCAATTGATGTGGTCGTTTTTGTCCGGGAGATTATTGAAACAAACCCAAAATTAAGGGTTTCCATTGTGACAAGGCTATTAGACACTTTCTACCAAATTCGAGCAGCCCGTGTTTGTTCCTGTGCCCTTTGGATTATTGGAGAGCATTGTCTATCTCTCTCTGAAGTTGAGAGTGGCATTGCAACTATCAAGCAGTGCCTTGGAGACCTACCATTTTACTCAGTTTCTGAGGAAAGTGAAGCTACTGATTCTTCAAAAAAGTCTCAGCAAGCAAACTCCATTACTACTGTGTCATCTAGAAGACCAGCTGTACTTGCTGATGGGACATATGCTACTCAAAGTGCTGCATCTGAAACTGCTTTCTCTCCTCCGACAGTTGTTCAAGGATCTTTAACCACTGGAAACCTGAGATCCCTTCTTCTCACTGGTGATTTCTTCCTGGGAGCAGTTGTTGCTTGTACACTGACTAAGCTCATTCTGAGGCAGGAAGAAGTTCAACCATCAAAAGTTGAAGTGAACAAAGCAACAGCAAATGCATTACTGATCATGGTCTCAATGCTACAGCTTGGGCagtcttatgttcttcctcacccaaTTGACAGTGATTCTCATGACAGAATAGTTCTTTGCATAAGATTGCTTTGTAATACGGGTAACGAGGTTAGGACGATCTGGTTGAGCTCTTGTCGCGAGAGTTTTGTTAATATGCTTTCTGATAAACAACTACGAGAGACAGAGGAGATCAAAGCAAAGGCACAAACTTCTCACTCCCAGCCAGATGACCTCATTGATTTCTACCATTTGAAGAGTAGGAGG GGAATGAGCCAGCTGGAGTTGGAAGATGAAGTTCAGGATGATTTGAAACGTGCCACTGGAGAATTTGTCAAGGACGAGAATGATGCTAATAAGCTAAGCCGGGTACTGCAGCTTACAGGATTTAGTGATCCTGTTTATGCTGAAGCATATGTGACAGTTCATCATTATGACATCGTCCTAGATGTTACCATAATAAATCGAACCAAAGAGACACTTCAGAATTTATGTTTGGAACTGGCAACAATGGGTGATCTTAAGCTCGTTGAGCGTCCACAGAATTATACTTTAGCTCCTGAGTCAAGCAAGCAGATAAAAGCTAATATCAAGGTGTCTTCTACTGAGACTGGAGTGATTTTTGGTAACATTGTCTATGAGGCTTCAAATGTGCTTGAGCGAACTGTTGTTGTGCTCAATGATATCCATATTGACATCATGGATTACATCTCTCCTGCTGTTTGCAGTGAGGCTGCTTTTAGAACTATGTGGGCTGAATTTGAGTGGGAAAACAAG GTTGCTGTCAACACTGTCATTCAAGATGAAAAAGGATTTCTTGACCATATTATCAAATCAACCAACATGAAGTGCCTGACTGCACC ATCTGCTCTGGAAGATGAATGCGGGTTCCTTGCTGCTAACCTTTATGCAAAGAGTGTGTTTGGAGAGGATGCTTTGGTGAATTTGAGCATTGAAAAGCAATCAGATGGTAAGCTGAGTGGTTATATTAGGATAAGAAGCAAAACACAAGGAATTGCTCTTAGCTTGGGAGACAAGATAACACTCAAGCAGAAGGGAGGCAATTGA